A genomic segment from Pleurocapsa minor HA4230-MV1 encodes:
- a CDS encoding PHP domain-containing protein → MVVTYSLKPTAQDIGHLMSVWKTIDAASCPHSYNFHLHTIASDGQLTPVDLIQQAIAIGLKGLAITDHHSVDGFKEAASYLDTISLERKNLPQLWTGTEITSRLLSVEVHILGYGFNPEHPAISSYLQGNRPHEEAAQAERVIESIHQAGGLAVLAHPERYRLSASQLIPAAAQLNIDAVETYYAYNNPQIWQPSPGKTEIVQALATKHHLYSTCGTDTHGTNILQRL, encoded by the coding sequence ATGGTTGTGACATATTCTCTCAAACCGACAGCACAGGATATTGGACACTTGATGAGTGTTTGGAAGACAATTGATGCTGCTAGTTGTCCTCACTCATACAACTTTCATTTACATACTATTGCTTCAGATGGTCAATTAACGCCAGTAGATTTAATCCAGCAGGCGATCGCGATCGGCTTAAAAGGTTTGGCAATTACAGATCATCATTCTGTAGATGGCTTTAAAGAAGCAGCATCTTATCTTGACACTATTAGTTTAGAGCGAAAAAACTTACCTCAGCTATGGACAGGTACAGAAATCACTTCCAGATTATTGTCAGTGGAAGTACATATCTTAGGTTATGGATTCAATCCAGAGCATCCTGCAATCAGCTCATATCTGCAAGGAAATAGACCCCATGAAGAAGCTGCTCAAGCCGAACGAGTAATTGAGAGTATTCATCAAGCTGGAGGACTGGCTGTTTTAGCTCACCCAGAACGCTATCGTCTCTCAGCGAGCCAGTTAATTCCTGCTGCTGCGCAATTGAATATTGATGCTGTAGAAACTTACTATGCTTATAACAACCCTCAAATTTGGCAGCCTAGTCCTGGAAAAACAGAAATAGTTCAGGCTTTAGCCACAAAACATCATCTTTACAGTACCTGTGGGACTGATACCCATGGCACTAATATCCTCCAAAGACTCTAA
- a CDS encoding AEC family transporter, which translates to MTTLLPAVLPVGLIILIGFVVGRTIPLQRSTLSQLSLYVLSPALVISSLYRTEVSLDSSSKLLLGFALTSLSLYLIVTVISRLLSLPAPLSRAITAVVMFPNNGNMGLPVATFALGTAGLDRAIIYMLGSAFLMFCFGPAMIRGKGIIEGFKLTLKLPLLWAFLFGLGLHYWSPKIPWGLDKGIEQLGAADIPIALILLGIQLSQTRFRPEIKEIILAIARLTCAPMIAYVIGRLLQLETLNLQILVLESGMPTAVSSFVIVSEFGGDQDLVARAIVTSTLMSFITLPILLSFLLALGA; encoded by the coding sequence ATGACGACTTTGCTACCTGCTGTCCTTCCTGTGGGCTTGATTATTTTGATTGGCTTTGTTGTCGGTCGTACTATTCCTCTACAGCGTTCAACCCTCTCTCAGCTATCCCTTTACGTCTTATCTCCCGCTTTGGTGATTAGTAGTTTATATCGTACTGAGGTGTCTTTAGATAGTTCCAGTAAGCTTTTACTTGGCTTTGCTTTAACATCCCTCAGTCTCTACCTAATTGTCACCGTCATCAGTCGTCTCTTGAGCCTACCTGCTCCTTTAAGTCGAGCTATTACCGCCGTAGTTATGTTTCCTAATAATGGCAATATGGGTCTGCCAGTCGCCACTTTCGCTTTGGGGACAGCAGGATTAGATCGGGCAATTATCTATATGCTGGGTTCTGCCTTTTTGATGTTTTGCTTTGGCCCAGCAATGATTCGAGGTAAGGGGATCATTGAGGGTTTTAAACTTACTCTCAAGCTACCGCTGTTGTGGGCATTTTTATTTGGTCTAGGCTTGCATTACTGGTCGCCAAAAATTCCTTGGGGATTAGACAAGGGTATTGAGCAGTTGGGTGCAGCAGATATTCCCATCGCCTTGATTTTATTGGGAATTCAATTATCCCAGACTCGTTTTCGACCAGAGATTAAAGAAATTATTTTAGCGATCGCTCGTTTGACCTGCGCGCCGATGATTGCCTATGTCATTGGTAGACTACTTCAGTTAGAAACTCTCAATTTACAGATCCTTGTTTTAGAGAGTGGGATGCCCACCGCAGTTAGTTCCTTCGTGATTGTCAGTGAGTTTGGTGGAGATCAAGATTTAGTAGCCAGGGCAATTGTTACTTCTACTTTAATGAGCTTTATTACGTTGCCGATTTTATTATCGTTTTTGTTAGCTCTTGGCGCTTAG
- a CDS encoding MATE family efflux transporter — MNHYSSTLDHQKRFWQLAIVNVISNLMVPLASLVDVAFLGHLTEIRHLAGVAIATVLFNYIYWTFGFLRMGTTGLTAQARGRGDTQVEILILLRNSAIAVVIGIIILLLQQPLREIGFNLLQADPEVLQAGRAYYNALIWGAPPTLLNFVLFGWFLGREQGKGVLLMSLVNNGANIALDYLFVVRWGQSSAGAGGATAISQLITLIMGLALVYRELAGISWQQQRSQIWELSALKTAFFLNQDILIRTLALISTFAVFTNLSATMGTTILASNTLLLQVVTLAAYFIDGVAFATESIAGNLHGQGTKEQLLPLLKLAGSVSLLAGLGFAAVFSFFPRPLFGLLTSHAEVIQQISNYLWWLFPVLGFGSIAYMLDGYFLGLTAGKILRQSTLIAAIIGFTPMAIAAWYWQTNHLLWLALALFMATRSITLGWKINYSGITTCKLD, encoded by the coding sequence TTGAATCACTACTCTTCAACACTCGATCATCAAAAGCGTTTTTGGCAATTAGCGATCGTCAATGTCATTTCTAACCTGATGGTGCCATTGGCTAGTCTGGTTGATGTGGCATTTTTGGGTCATTTGACGGAAATTCGTCATTTAGCGGGGGTGGCGATCGCTACAGTGTTATTTAATTATATTTACTGGACTTTTGGTTTTCTGCGCATGGGGACGACAGGATTAACCGCCCAAGCCAGAGGTAGAGGAGATACGCAAGTTGAGATCCTAATTTTGTTACGCAATAGTGCGATCGCTGTAGTTATTGGAATCATTATTCTCTTGCTACAGCAACCCCTAAGAGAAATTGGCTTTAACTTACTCCAAGCCGATCCTGAAGTGCTTCAAGCAGGGAGAGCTTATTATAACGCCCTGATTTGGGGTGCGCCTCCTACTTTACTCAACTTTGTCTTATTCGGTTGGTTTTTAGGGCGAGAACAAGGAAAAGGAGTCTTGCTCATGTCTTTGGTCAATAATGGCGCTAACATTGCTCTAGATTATCTGTTTGTGGTTCGCTGGGGACAGTCAAGCGCGGGGGCGGGTGGAGCAACGGCTATTAGTCAATTAATCACCCTAATTATGGGATTAGCTTTGGTATACCGCGAACTGGCGGGGATATCTTGGCAACAACAGCGATCGCAGATCTGGGAATTATCTGCCCTCAAGACTGCTTTTTTCCTCAATCAAGATATTTTGATTCGTACCTTAGCCTTAATATCCACCTTTGCTGTGTTTACTAACCTCAGCGCCACAATGGGAACAACGATTTTAGCTAGTAATACGCTCTTATTGCAGGTGGTTACTTTGGCAGCTTATTTTATTGATGGTGTTGCCTTTGCTACTGAAAGTATTGCGGGAAATCTCCACGGACAAGGGACAAAAGAACAACTGCTGCCGTTATTAAAATTAGCGGGTAGCGTAAGCTTGCTCGCTGGCTTGGGTTTTGCTGCCGTGTTTAGCTTTTTCCCTCGGCCTTTATTTGGTTTATTAACCAGTCACGCAGAAGTAATTCAGCAAATTAGTAATTATCTCTGGTGGTTATTTCCTGTATTGGGTTTTGGTTCAATCGCCTACATGCTCGATGGCTATTTTTTAGGCTTAACCGCAGGTAAAATTTTGCGCCAATCTACTCTAATTGCAGCAATCATTGGTTTTACACCGATGGCGATCGCTGCTTGGTATTGGCAAACTAATCACTTACTCTGGCTAGCTCTAGCTCTATTTATGGCAACTCGAAGTATTACTTTAGGCTGGAAAATTAATTATTCAGGCATCACTACTTGTAAGCTAGATTGA
- a CDS encoding CHAT domain-containing protein, with protein MLRKILKSINWLSRHWLYCLISGLIAFSIVFVQTYGLKSSASSSPVIAAAPPELVDLEQFSDLVSKLEARWEKTYEQYFDRDFAHQSNLGNQIAKRLQEVQEQTNISPAVIWAMPTDNFLELILVTPKQQLVIKKIPGANLERLTKRINELGVAMSDRTSLDYYPPARLIYDWIFKPLDPYLEAENIDTLLLCTGPKLRSLPFAALHDGDKFVIEKYNLALIPAFSLTDTNYQAQLDRQVLAMGTSEFENLPPLPGVGIELETIVPKLWSGRKIIDRDFTVANLQDVHQREGFEIIHIASHSEFNPGSPDDSFIQFSDRRLSLAQIEELNLELPPVDLLVLSACQTALGDEDAEYGFAGLAMQAGVKSALASLWAIDDTGTVVLMSDFYQQLKSTPSKSAALRQAQMNLLQRKIFVEESQIQGLDVAVDLAQISSAEQNQDFTHPYYWAGFTLIGNPW; from the coding sequence ATGTTGAGAAAAATATTGAAGAGTATCAATTGGTTAAGTCGGCATTGGTTATATTGTTTAATCTCTGGACTAATCGCGTTTTCGATTGTTTTTGTCCAGACTTATGGGCTGAAATCCTCAGCTTCATCATCTCCAGTGATTGCCGCAGCACCACCAGAATTAGTGGATTTAGAGCAATTTTCTGATTTAGTGAGCAAGTTAGAGGCGAGATGGGAAAAGACTTATGAACAGTACTTTGACCGCGATTTTGCTCATCAATCGAACTTAGGTAATCAAATTGCCAAGCGTTTACAAGAAGTTCAAGAGCAGACAAATATCTCTCCAGCGGTTATTTGGGCTATGCCAACAGATAATTTTTTAGAATTAATCTTAGTTACTCCTAAACAACAGCTTGTGATTAAAAAAATCCCTGGAGCAAATCTGGAGAGATTGACCAAGAGAATTAATGAGTTAGGAGTGGCAATGAGCGATCGCACTTCTCTTGATTATTATCCTCCAGCCAGATTAATTTACGATTGGATCTTTAAACCTCTCGACCCCTATTTAGAAGCCGAAAACATCGATACTCTATTGCTTTGCACTGGCCCCAAACTGCGTTCTCTTCCTTTTGCAGCGTTACATGATGGAGATAAGTTTGTCATCGAAAAATATAACTTGGCTCTTATTCCCGCTTTTAGCTTGACAGATACTAATTATCAAGCACAGCTAGATCGACAGGTTTTGGCAATGGGAACATCCGAATTCGAGAACTTGCCTCCGCTGCCTGGAGTAGGAATTGAGCTAGAAACTATTGTGCCAAAGTTATGGTCAGGACGCAAAATAATCGATCGAGATTTTACGGTGGCTAATCTGCAAGATGTTCACCAACGAGAAGGCTTCGAGATTATTCATATCGCTTCCCACTCTGAGTTTAATCCTGGTTCCCCTGATGATTCGTTTATTCAGTTTAGCGATCGCCGATTAAGTTTGGCTCAAATTGAGGAGTTGAATTTAGAATTACCTCCCGTTGATTTATTAGTTTTGAGTGCTTGCCAAACCGCTTTAGGAGATGAAGATGCGGAGTATGGTTTTGCTGGCTTAGCGATGCAAGCGGGGGTCAAATCTGCTTTAGCTAGTCTTTGGGCAATTGATGATACAGGAACGGTTGTACTGATGAGTGACTTTTATCAGCAGTTGAAATCTACCCCTAGCAAATCAGCAGCATTGAGACAAGCCCAAATGAATTTGCTGCAACGGAAAATTTTTGTGGAAGAATCTCAAATCCAAGGCTTAGACGTAGCTGTCGATCTGGCTCAAATAAGTTCAGCTGAGCAAAATCAAGACTTCACCCATCCTTATTATTGGGCGGGATTTACCTTGATTGGCAATCCTTGGTAG
- a CDS encoding adenosine kinase: MAKYDVYALGNALLDIEFEVSPEVLQNLGIEKGVMTLLDQDSQDKIVSNLANYEQKRSCGGSAANTLIAVSQFGGKAFYSCKVADDEPGNFYTQDLIDCGVVTNLESQVAKSGVTGKCLVFVTPDADRTMNTFLGISGEFSDAELVPEAIEQAEYTYIEGYLVSGESSKQAAIKARETAQAAGNKVAFTLADLNMVKFFKSGLLEIIGSGVDFLFANESEALLMAETEDFDEAIEYLKTLAKRFAVTRGALGSVVFDGEQLIEIEPFPVKAIDTVGAGDMYAGAFLYGITNGMSYPEAGRLASLASSKIVTTLGARMKTADVQNLLNQATVA; this comes from the coding sequence ATGGCGAAATATGATGTGTACGCTCTGGGTAATGCTCTATTAGATATTGAGTTTGAAGTATCACCAGAAGTATTACAAAACCTGGGAATTGAAAAGGGTGTGATGACTCTTTTAGACCAAGATAGCCAGGATAAAATTGTCAGTAATTTAGCGAACTATGAGCAAAAACGTTCCTGTGGTGGTTCAGCAGCCAATACGTTAATTGCGGTTAGTCAGTTTGGCGGAAAAGCGTTTTATTCTTGCAAGGTAGCAGATGACGAACCAGGGAATTTTTATACCCAAGATTTAATCGACTGTGGTGTAGTAACTAATTTAGAAAGCCAGGTAGCAAAATCAGGTGTAACGGGCAAATGTTTAGTCTTTGTGACTCCTGATGCCGATCGCACGATGAATACTTTTCTGGGGATTTCAGGGGAATTTAGTGATGCCGAACTTGTTCCTGAAGCGATTGAACAGGCTGAATATACTTATATTGAAGGTTATTTAGTTAGTGGCGAAAGCAGCAAGCAAGCGGCAATTAAAGCCAGAGAAACTGCCCAAGCTGCGGGAAATAAGGTGGCGTTTACCCTAGCCGATCTCAATATGGTCAAATTTTTTAAATCGGGACTACTAGAAATTATTGGTTCAGGGGTAGATTTTCTGTTTGCTAATGAGTCAGAAGCTTTATTAATGGCAGAAACCGAAGATTTTGATGAAGCAATTGAATATCTTAAAACTTTAGCTAAAAGGTTTGCCGTGACTCGCGGAGCATTAGGTTCAGTGGTTTTCGACGGTGAACAGTTAATCGAGATTGAGCCATTTCCTGTGAAGGCGATCGATACTGTTGGTGCAGGAGATATGTATGCAGGTGCTTTTCTTTACGGTATTACTAACGGCATGAGTTATCCAGAGGCAGGGCGTTTAGCGTCTTTAGCGTCATCTAAGATAGTTACTACCTTGGGCGCACGGATGAAAACCGCAGATGTCCAAAATCTGTTGAATCAGGCAACAGTAGCCTAG
- a CDS encoding pentapeptide repeat-containing protein: MANKEHLALLKQGVEVWNKWRETNRRIEADFGEADLSWIDLSEAILREAILMETNLPGVDLRWIDLSEADLCGVNLGGADLCEVDLRGTNLSRADLSRADLCEADLSGTNLRGADLCEANLNRANLNGADLCEANLNGANLNGADLSEANLSEADLSRRYRRRRYIQTADFRGANLSGLNLSGLNLNGANLSGANLSKANLSEVDLSGANLSKANLSKANLNGADLSGVNLNGADLSGVNLSGVNLSGKDLRGINLSETNLSRIQALETNFERAIFTGACIEYWHTNSKTNLNNAICDFVYLEQDKQKRLPHDPKQNFEPGEFTKIFQEVENTANLIFSYGINWKAFAYAFNEENIQIYNTDGGQLFLRKYKALEDGLIVLKVSVPPGVSKDKVRENLILRYERIISGLEGELKAKNEFLAHVYERLLLPGIQINQTVAKENEMFEPEKILILQEIAENCPIKDSQIASDLNLNIHDVRVILNQLKSSKFIELREHKQSQNPGKSKIDLILVTEITSEGHLALKGKIPLNINTNPSSVVHINSGNFGIGHMNGGEIKDNAKVAGVINEAEQQNLAQAAAEIQHLLEQLSETYPTTTGKERNIVIGKAVDQIENNPTLKAKVINALKAFGIETFKEAVNHPLINILVATIEGWQEAE, encoded by the coding sequence ATGGCAAATAAAGAACATCTTGCTTTGCTTAAGCAAGGAGTAGAGGTTTGGAACAAATGGAGAGAAACAAACCGTAGAATAGAAGCTGACTTCGGCGAGGCAGATCTCAGTTGGATAGATCTTAGTGAGGCTATTCTTAGGGAGGCTATTCTTATGGAGACAAATCTCCCTGGAGTAGATCTTCGCTGGATAGATCTCAGTGAGGCAGATCTCTGTGGAGTAAATCTCGGTGGGGCAGATCTGTGTGAGGTAGATCTCCGTGGGACAAATCTCAGTAGGGCAGATCTCAGTAGGGCAGATCTGTGTGAGGCAGATCTCAGTGGGACAAATCTCCGTGGAGCAGATCTGTGTGAGGCAAATCTCAATAGAGCAAATCTCAATGGAGCAGATCTGTGTGAGGCAAATCTCAATGGAGCAAATCTCAATGGAGCAGATCTCAGTGAAGCAAATCTTAGTGAGGCAGATCTCAGTAGAAGATATCGCCGTAGGAGGTATATCCAAACGGCAGATTTTAGAGGGGCAAACCTTAGTGGGTTGAATCTCAGTGGGTTGAATCTCAATGGAGCAAATCTCAGTGGAGCAAATCTTAGTAAAGCAAATCTTAGTGAGGTAGATCTCAGTGGAGCAAATCTTAGTAAAGCAAATCTTAGTAAAGCAAATCTCAATGGAGCAGATCTCAGTGGGGTAAATCTCAATGGAGCAGATCTCAGTGGGGTAAATCTCAGTGGGGTAAATCTCAGTGGAAAAGATCTTAGAGGAATAAATCTCAGTGAAACAAATCTAAGTAGGATTCAAGCACTGGAAACTAACTTCGAGAGAGCGATTTTTACTGGAGCTTGCATAGAATACTGGCATACTAACAGTAAAACCAACCTGAACAATGCAATTTGTGATTTTGTTTATTTAGAGCAAGATAAACAAAAACGTCTTCCTCATGATCCCAAGCAAAACTTTGAACCAGGGGAATTTACTAAAATCTTTCAGGAAGTTGAAAATACCGCCAATTTAATCTTTAGTTATGGCATTAATTGGAAAGCATTTGCTTATGCTTTTAATGAGGAAAATATACAAATTTATAATACCGATGGTGGACAATTATTTTTGCGAAAATATAAAGCTTTAGAAGACGGATTAATAGTTCTAAAAGTTAGTGTTCCACCTGGAGTTAGTAAAGATAAAGTAAGAGAAAATTTAATTCTTAGATATGAGCGCATAATATCTGGTTTAGAAGGAGAATTAAAAGCCAAAAATGAATTTCTTGCCCATGTATATGAAAGGCTTCTATTACCAGGAATACAAATTAATCAAACAGTAGCCAAGGAAAATGAAATGTTCGAGCCAGAAAAAATCTTGATATTACAGGAAATTGCCGAAAATTGTCCTATTAAAGACAGTCAAATCGCCAGCGATCTTAATCTAAATATACATGACGTTAGAGTAATCTTAAATCAGCTAAAAAGCTCAAAATTTATCGAATTAAGAGAACATAAGCAAAGTCAAAATCCTGGTAAGTCTAAAATAGATCTTATTTTAGTTACAGAAATTACTTCTGAAGGACATTTAGCATTAAAGGGTAAGATTCCATTGAATATCAATACTAATCCCAGTTCGGTAGTACATATTAATAGCGGAAATTTCGGCATCGGTCACATGAATGGTGGCGAAATTAAAGATAATGCAAAAGTCGCAGGAGTAATTAATGAAGCAGAACAACAAAATCTAGCTCAAGCAGCAGCAGAAATTCAACATCTTCTAGAACAGTTGTCCGAAACATATCCCACAACCACAGGCAAAGAGAGAAATATAGTTATAGGCAAAGCTGTTGACCAAATTGAGAATAATCCTACATTAAAAGCCAAAGTTATCAATGCTCTCAAAGCCTTTGGTATAGAAACTTTTAAAGAAGCTGTTAATCATCCACTGATCAATATTTTGGTAGCAACTATCGAAGGCTGGCAAGAAGCTGAGTAA
- the tatC gene encoding twin-arginine translocase subunit TatC, which produces MSSSNLKTSVEEQEDYLNELPGEVEMSLFDHLEELRLRLFYALIAVAIAALGCFIFVRPLVRTLEVPAQGVKFLQLAPGEFFFVSIKVAGYSGMVLASPFILYQIVQFVLPGLTRKERRLLAPVIFGSSILFFAGLFFAYIALIPAALNFFINYGSDVVEQSWSIDKYFEFVLLLLFSTGLAFQIPIVQLILGFLGIVNSAQMFAGWRYVVLGSVIMGAVLTPSTDPLTQSLLAGAVLGLYFGGIGAVKLLGK; this is translated from the coding sequence ATGTCATCATCCAATTTAAAAACCTCTGTTGAAGAACAAGAAGATTATCTCAATGAGCTTCCTGGTGAAGTGGAAATGTCTCTGTTCGATCATCTAGAAGAACTACGTCTACGACTATTTTATGCCTTAATTGCCGTGGCGATCGCAGCTCTTGGCTGTTTTATCTTTGTTAGACCGCTTGTTCGCACCTTAGAAGTACCCGCCCAAGGTGTTAAGTTTCTCCAGCTAGCTCCAGGAGAGTTTTTCTTTGTTTCGATTAAGGTAGCTGGCTATAGTGGCATGGTATTAGCAAGCCCTTTTATTTTGTACCAAATTGTGCAATTTGTTCTACCAGGACTTACTAGAAAAGAACGTCGGCTACTTGCTCCCGTAATTTTTGGCTCTAGCATCTTGTTTTTTGCTGGCTTGTTTTTTGCTTATATTGCCTTAATTCCTGCTGCGCTCAATTTCTTTATTAACTACGGTAGCGATGTAGTTGAGCAGTCTTGGTCAATTGATAAGTATTTTGAATTTGTTTTACTGCTGCTGTTTAGTACGGGGTTGGCTTTTCAGATTCCCATTGTACAGCTTATTTTAGGCTTTCTTGGTATTGTTAATTCGGCACAGATGTTTGCGGGTTGGCGCTACGTAGTGCTAGGTTCAGTAATTATGGGAGCAGTACTGACTCCTTCAACAGATCCTTTAACCCAGTCTTTACTAGCAGGAGCGGTATTGGGATTATATTTTGGGGGTATTGGCGCAGTTAAGCTACTGGGAAAATAA
- a CDS encoding response regulator transcription factor, with the protein MIKVLIVDDQKTVQEIIKNYIEADPGLELIGCANDGKEAIELIKIHHPHVVLMDIEMPVMDGLEATQIISEQFINTNVLIISVHNDDTYLDAALQVGAKGYLKKNTPEKELINAVYSAYKGYFQLGPGLLEQYLYKATQSQSNSQEIEQLKSVILQQSKLLDNLNNDRGNQRKNVGNSDAKRYENSKFSLENRCANLEKQVYHISNHLDKLNKKAILNQQLSILVILSCAFVVIGLLLSVLM; encoded by the coding sequence ATGATCAAAGTCTTGATAGTAGACGATCAAAAAACAGTTCAAGAAATTATCAAAAACTATATTGAAGCTGACCCTGGTTTAGAGCTGATTGGTTGTGCTAATGACGGTAAAGAAGCGATCGAGTTAATCAAGATTCACCATCCTCATGTAGTATTAATGGATATTGAAATGCCTGTCATGGATGGACTAGAAGCTACTCAAATTATTTCCGAGCAGTTTATCAATACAAATGTTTTAATTATTAGTGTTCATAATGATGACACTTATTTAGATGCTGCTTTACAAGTAGGTGCAAAAGGCTATCTTAAAAAAAATACTCCTGAAAAAGAGTTGATTAATGCAGTTTATTCTGCCTATAAAGGATATTTTCAGCTGGGGCCAGGTTTGTTGGAACAGTATCTTTATAAAGCAACCCAATCTCAGTCGAATTCTCAGGAAATAGAGCAACTTAAATCCGTAATTTTACAGCAGTCAAAACTACTCGATAATTTAAATAATGATCGAGGAAATCAGCGAAAAAATGTTGGCAATAGTGACGCCAAGAGATATGAAAATAGCAAGTTTTCTCTGGAAAATCGGTGCGCTAACCTAGAAAAACAGGTCTACCATATTTCTAATCATTTAGATAAACTGAACAAAAAAGCAATTCTGAATCAACAGCTTAGTATTCTAGTAATTTTAAGCTGTGCCTTTGTTGTCATTGGTCTTTTACTGTCAGTCTTGATGTAA
- a CDS encoding VOC family protein — translation MKLNYSDIFVTLSTNKIELMVDFYSQLLNQSPAIYQPPIYAEFQLEKLRLCIFQPKSERQAEFSNHSSSMSLCLEVENLVQAIAHISALGYPPPGEIIEASHGREIYAYDPGKNRLILHQSPTE, via the coding sequence ATGAAATTAAATTATTCTGACATCTTCGTAACTCTTTCTACAAACAAAATAGAGTTAATGGTAGATTTTTATAGTCAGCTTTTAAACCAGTCGCCAGCGATTTATCAACCCCCGATTTATGCAGAATTTCAACTAGAAAAACTTCGGCTCTGTATTTTTCAACCTAAATCTGAACGCCAAGCAGAATTTAGTAATCATAGTAGCAGTATGAGTCTCTGTTTAGAAGTTGAGAATTTAGTCCAGGCGATCGCTCATATTTCAGCTTTAGGTTATCCACCTCCTGGAGAAATTATTGAAGCATCCCATGGTCGAGAAATTTATGCTTATGATCCTGGCAAAAATCGCTTGATTCTACATCAATCTCCAACTGAGTAA
- a CDS encoding 50S ribosomal protein L25/general stress protein Ctc encodes MNISVECKSRPEGSKPRALRREGLIPAALYGHDGANSISLTIPAKEAQLLLREAAINNTLIDLNVPDISWKGKALIREVQAHPWKRTLNHLSFFTVSAKQQVEIVVPLVLTGKAAGTKEGGIVDQIMTELKIICAADSIPESIEIDVTNFEIGSMLQVGEIVLPEGAEVLDDPERTAISIVLPAKPVETEDAGVTEVSEQSAETAKE; translated from the coding sequence ATGAACATTTCAGTAGAATGTAAATCCCGTCCAGAGGGGAGTAAACCAAGAGCTTTACGCCGTGAAGGATTAATTCCCGCCGCTTTATACGGTCATGATGGAGCCAATTCAATTTCTTTAACAATTCCTGCCAAAGAAGCTCAATTATTATTGAGAGAGGCAGCCATCAATAATACCTTGATCGATCTCAACGTTCCTGATATTTCCTGGAAAGGTAAGGCTTTGATTAGAGAGGTACAGGCTCATCCCTGGAAAAGAACTTTAAATCACCTAAGTTTTTTCACTGTTTCTGCCAAACAACAGGTAGAGATTGTTGTGCCTCTTGTATTGACTGGTAAAGCTGCGGGAACGAAAGAAGGTGGCATTGTCGATCAAATTATGACTGAGTTGAAAATTATTTGCGCTGCCGATAGTATTCCTGAGTCCATTGAGATTGACGTTACTAACTTTGAAATTGGTAGTATGCTTCAGGTAGGTGAGATTGTCTTACCTGAAGGAGCAGAAGTCTTAGACGATCCTGAACGTACGGCTATTTCCATAGTTCTACCAGCAAAACCTGTAGAGACAGAAGATGCTGGAGTCACAGAAGTGAGCGAACAATCAGCCGAAACAGCTAAAGAATAA